The DNA segment GAGTGATcatgcaatgttctcaatcatgaggTCTATAATTTTCTAGGTCTAATAATTAGACTCccgatttacttagttgatgtaactctttagtttccttttcCCTCAGaccaacctttatgtaggcttaagctatcttccgatttgTGGCTCctagtattagttattactttagtctTTTATGGACACTatgtgtgagcatgtgattttttccctatacgaACTACTactataaaatccaagaaaaatagattttttcatttatttgccattttataggaaTTTTTGtgggattttattaattgtttgcatatttgtgcacatttaattttcattaaaaatcatgaaaaatgtcaaaaaataccatgcattgcatttaggttttgtttttacctttttaGATTACTtggttaattatttgttttattaaagatgaaaattacaaaaatggccatttttatatttttaccttttaatttttaagATTAGTGATCTTTCTCTTTTTAATGTAGGATTAAGTAATTTTGATAACTTTTGTAACtaaataattagtttaattttacaaattatgtgatttaggattttaattttaaaaaaaaaagaaaaacaaagaaaaaagaaataaaagaggtAATTGAAAAAAGGGGTTTTAATATGAATTTGGGTTAATTCCTTTGTACCAAATTGACCCAATTCTTCCTCAAGGCTAACCTAGATCCAAGCCCAAATATACTTGAACCCATCAGCCCAAAACTCATCCCCTTCCAATTAAAACCTAGACTTAGACCTATATAGAAATAAGATTAGGCTACACATAGGATCAGATTCTTACCCCCAAAGAAATGGCACATCCCCCCagagcttcttcttctccatcttcATTTCCAAGAAAAGCTCACACTCAAAAGAGTCTCACACTCAAAAGAGGAGCAGTCGTGACCCATATTCCCCATCTCTTAATAAAGCCTTACCCTTCTGATATCTTCTTCGTTTTTCTCAAGATAGAAAGGGAAAGAAATGCGCACACACACAAAGAgaaggaagaaaacagaaaaaagagATAGAAACAGAAGCATTTTCGGAATGTAAAGCTAAAAAAAAGAGGGTTAAAGAGATCTTCTTCTTTGGTTTACACTTTTGGATTTTACCGATTTCAGTCTTGTTTTCCAAAATAAAAGGAAATTTCAGTTGAAATCCTCTGTTGCGGATCTGTTCATTTGGCTGGATTCACTCGCTTCAGTTTTGTTGTTTGATTAGAGCTGTGATTTTTGGGCTTTTCTGCTGAGTTCCGTTGTTCATTTCAAACATTCGTTAGTTTATCAGTTGATTTTCCACACTTTAGgtatgttttccttttattttattttgtatttcgtATGTTATGACCTTTCAATGCTAGATCTATGTTTACTGTTCATATATATTATTCCAAGTTAATTTTGGAATGTTTAGAGTTTTAGTTATTGATTTATTTTTGATGTGGTGGGACTTTGTTCTTCATAAAAAATGTGATTTAAGTTTTGCGCCGACTTAATTTGTATCACTGTTTAATAAGAAAGAGGATAAATTTAAGCTTCAACTGTTcttaaattagttttttttagaCAAATTTGTCATTTAAATTTTGTATGTTAAAGAGACCTTTGTTACCTTGTATTGGAATTGTTCATAGTTTTGATTCTGGTTTTTAAAAATAGTGGACGAAAATTTGCTTAACAAACGTTTCGTTACCAAACATTGGTAATCATGGTTGCCATAAACTCTTATGTGAAAGATTAAATGCTTAGATATTTGTATTCATTTGGTGATGCAAAAATTATAGATGGTTAGACTTtgtaattaataatttatattatTCCAATTTATATATAAATTAGAACTTGTTAAAGTATTTGGAGTAAATAAACTCCAATATTACATTGTTTGGCCATGTGAATTGTTGATACTCTTATTTGCGTTAATTTGTTAGTAAGATATGAGAAGGGAAAAATTTCCCTTTAGTGTTCCATACGGAGAATTTTTTGTGCAATGAGGGTTTGAATTTGCCTCAAGCACTGTGTGCTTAAGATTGTAATCAAACGAATTGATGCAAGTCACAGACTATGGTCATTGGGAACTATTTGTGTGTTTGAAGCAGAATGTTTGGACTTAACTATTTAGCCCATTCACAACTGTTAATATTAAGCTAACGAATCATATGAACATCCATAGTTTGCTTTAATTGAATACAAATCtgttcttttaaaataaattgaggtgtgtcATACGCAAACAAAATCCTTAATCCATGGCCCTCATAAGATTAGATTCAGTAACTAACACTTATAGAAAAAGGTTTGAGgtgcgccataaataaattaaatcatcaatggccctcacaaatgttgCTATTGGAAATTGAATCTTCGTAGTTGCTTTGTGCGCGTGATTTAAATAattcatcatagctacgggtacggttcccgtgatgtaGTTATGATTTTTAATTACTAAAAtttgggtgtacatttcatgtgacccaatttcagtCTTCAACAATATTAAATAAAGCGTGTTGCGAACAACAGGTGCATTTCACATAGCATGGTTTAAGACGCATTTTAAATAGCATTGAATTTTccttaaaagtaaaataaataaaagtggttaTCAAGTAAAAAATGCACTAGGTTTAAAACacgtagtaaatcagataataggacaatcattaatagtttaagcgaccgtgctagaaccacggaacccaagAATGTCTAACACTTtttctcgggttaacagaattccttacttataATTTTGGtttgcagacttttaaataaagtcaaatttcctcgacttggaattttaaaataaatcggtgagttgggacaccaaataaactattccaagtggcgactctgaaaaaataaataaataatcccatttagAATAAcgtcactttaattagaaaaactctccTATATACCTCTCGGgatgtaaaaaaggaggtgtgatccGTGATACCATCATCTAACAATTTAGTCCTTTGTTTGTGCTCTCtgttcaattctttcttttaacttatactggagtcttccatgtctgtatgattgtcaacatatatgttgcatgtataaaactccaaactcttaagtttGTTCATAACGTAATTATCTTCTGGATtgttgatcgaataattcctttcattcctTCGCAACTTTTTTTAATTGCGAGTTCTGTCACTTTGTTGCGTGCATTCTTGGCTTATTTCCCACGCATGCCGgaattttcgtgcaactcatatgatctcgaatagtACTTTCGAATAGTACGTTAGGTGCcacttttttttggtaattaagtAATTTTATTTACCAAGGGAAAATATATTTACAAGCAAAACAAACCCCATACAGTGGGACATCCCCAACTTTTTATATTCATCTTCTCTTACTCCCTATCCCCTTAGTTACAAAAATAGATAGAAGTTAACTAAGGAAAGAAATTCATCCTTCTCAATTGCCCCGCAAGTTTTCGATCCCACTGTCCCATGCAATGAACATCTTGTGTTATTAATCTGCTTAGAACTTCAACACTTCTCGACTTCTTTTGGAAGATTCTTAAGTTCTGCTCTTTCCATACGTAGTACACACATCCTGTCATTGTTAATCTGTAGATTCCAGCTTTAGTATTCTTTCCATTTGCATTCATAACTATCCATGCCTGTTCTTGATTCTATCCCATTGGCCCTCTGTTTATTTCCATCCATGTGAGCATTTTTCCCCATAGGGCAGCAGAGAAGTTGCTCTTAAAAAATAGGTGCTCAATGGATTCATCGTGATTGTCACATAGAGGACAAATTAGCTCAGTCATCACACCCCACTTTGCTAATCTATCTCTAGTATATAGCCTCCCCAATGCTGCCAATTGTAGTATGAATATCCATTTAGGATATCCTGGATTGTTGCATATTAGTCTCTTCCAACTCACCTTTGGATAATCTCCTCTAAGTTGGTTGTATATCTTCTTGATTGAGAGGTGACTGGTCTTCAAGATGTCTTCATATAAGTATCCTGCTTTCTCCAA comes from the Nicotiana sylvestris chromosome 4, ASM39365v2, whole genome shotgun sequence genome and includes:
- the LOC138890026 gene encoding uncharacterized protein, producing the protein MVKKVMKAKDTLEKAGYLYEDILKTSHLSIKKIYNQLRGDYPKVSWKRLICNNPGYPKWIFILQLAALGRLYTRDRLAKWGVMTELICPLCDNHDESIEHLFFKSNFSAALWGKMLTWMEINRGPMG